Proteins encoded together in one Oncorhynchus nerka isolate Pitt River linkage group LG19, Oner_Uvic_2.0, whole genome shotgun sequence window:
- the casr gene encoding extracellular calcium-sensing receptor has translation MRFYLYYLVLLGFSSVISTYGPHQRAQKTGDILLGGLFPMHFGVTSKDQDLAARPESTECVRYNFRGFRWLQAMIFAIEEINNSSILLPNITLGYRIFDTCNTVSKALEATLSFVAQNKIDSLNLDEFCNCTDHIPSTIAVVGASGSAVSTAVANLLGLFYIPQISYASSSRLLSNKNQFKSFMRTIPTDEHQATAMADIIDYFQWNWVIAVASDDEYGRPGIEKFEKEMEERDICIHLSELISQYFEEWQIQGLVDRIENSSAKVIVVFASGPDIEPLIKEMVRRNITDRIWLASEAWATTSLIAKPEYLDVVVGTIGFALRAGEIPGFKDFLQEVTPKKSSHNEFVREFWEETFNCYLEDSQRLRDSENGSTSFRPLCTGEEDIMGAETPYLDYTHLRISYNVYVAVHSIAQALQDILTCIPGRGLFSNNSCADIKKIEAWQVLKQLRHLNFSNSMGEKVHFDENADPSGNYTIINWHRSPEDGSVVFEEVGFYNMRAKRGVQLFIDNTKILWNGYNTEVPFSNCSEDCEPGTRKGIIESMPTCCFECTECSEGEFSDHKDASVCTKCPNDSWSNENHTSCFLKEIEFLSWTEPFGIALALCSVLGVFLTAFVMGVFIRFRNTPIVKATNRELSYLLLFSLICCFSSSLIFIGEPQDWTCRLRQPAFGISFVLCISCILVKTNRVLLVFEAKIPTSLHRKWWGLNLQFLLVFLFTFVQVMICVVWLYNAPPASYRNHDIDEIIFITCNEGSMMALGFLIGYTCLLAAICFFFAFKSRKLPENFTEAKFITFSMLIFFIVWISFIPAYFSTYGKFVSAVEVIAILASSFGLLACIFFNKVYIILFKPSRNTIEEVRCSTAAHSFKVAAKATLRHSSASRKRSSSVGGSCASTPSSSISLKTNDNDSPSGQQRIHKPRVSFGSGTVTLSLSFEESRKNSMK, from the exons ATGAGATTTTACCTGTATTACCTGGTGCTTTTGGGCTTCAGTTCTGTCATCTCCACCTATGGGCCTCATCAGAGAGCACAGAAGACTGGGGATATTCTGCTGGGCGGGCTGTTTCCAATGCACTTTGGTGTTACCTCCAAAGACCAAGACCTGGCAGCGCGACCAGAATCCACAGAGTGTGTACG GTACAATTTCCGGGGATTCCGTTGGCTTCAGGCCATGATTTTTGCAATAGAGGAGATCAACAACAGCAGTATTCTCCTGCCCAACATCACACTGGGCTACAGGATCTTTGACACCTGCAACACCGTGTCCAAGGCCCTGGAGGCTACCCTCAGTTTCGTAGCACAGAATAAGATTGACTCTCTGAACTTGGATGAATTCTGTAACTGCACAGATCACATCCCTTCGACTATAGCAGTGGTGGGGGCTTCTGGGTCAGCAGTCTCCACTGCTGTTGCCAATCTGTTGGGCCTCTTCTACATCCCACAG ATCAGCTATGCCTCTTCCAGTCGCCTGCTGAGCAACAAGAACCAGTTCAAATCCTTCATGAGGACCATTCCCACAGATGAGCACCAGGCCACTGCCATGGCAGATATCATCGACTACTTCCAATGGAATTGGGTCATTGCAGTGGCTTCTGATGATGAGTATGGACGTCCAGGGATTGAAAAATTTGAGAAAGAGATGGAAGAACGAGACATTTGTATCCATCTGAGTGAGCTGATCTCTCAGTACTTTGAGGAGTGGCAGATCCAAGGATTGGTTGACCGTATTGAGAACTCCTCAGCTAAAGTTATAGTCGTTTTCGCCAGTGGGCCTGACATTGAGCCTCTTATCAAAGAGATGGTCAGACGGAACATCACAGACCGCATCTGGTTGGCCAGCGAGGCTTGGGCAACCACCTCCCTCATCGCCAAACCAGAGTACCTTGATGTTGTAGTTGGGACCATTGGCTTTGCACTCAGAGCAGGCGAAATACCTGGCTTCAAGGACTTCTTACAAGAGGTCACACCAAAGAAATCCAGCCACAATGAGTTTGTCAGGGAGTTTTGGGAGGAGACTTTTAACTGCTATCTGGAAGACAgccagagactgagagacagtgagaatgggagCACCAGTTTCAGACCATTGTGTACTGGAGAGGAGGACATTATGGGTGCAGAGACCCCATATCTGGATTACACGCATCTTCGTATTTCCTATAATGTGTATGTTGCAGTTCACTCCATTGCACAGGCCCTGCAGGACATTCTCACCTGCATTCCTGGACGGGGTCTTTTTTCCAACAACTCATGTGCCGATATAAAGAAAATAGAAGCATGGCAG GTTCTCAAGCAGCTCAGACATTTAAACTTCTCAAACAGTATGGGAGAAAAGGTACATTTTGATGAGAATGCTGATCCGTCAGGAAACTACACCATTATCAATTGGCACCGGTCTCCTGAGGATGGTTCTGTTGTGTTTGAAGAGGTCGGTTTCTACAACATGCGAGCTAAGAGAGGAGTTCAACTTTTCATTGATAACACAAAGATTCTGTGGAATGGATATAATACTGAG GTGCCATTCTCTAACTGTAGTGAAGATTGTGAACCAGGCACCAGAAAGGGGATCATAGAAAGCATGCCAACGTGTTGCTTTGAATGTACAGAATGCTCAGAAGGAGAGTTTAGTGATCACAAAG ATGCCAGTGTTTGTACCAAGTGTCCCAATGACTCATGGTCTAATGAGAACCACACATCCTGTTTCCTGAAGGAGATAGAGTTTCTGTCTTGGACAGAGCCCTTTGGGATCGCCTTGGCATTATGCTCTGTGCTGGGGGTATTCTTGACAGCATTCGTGATGGGAGTGTTTATCAGATTTCGCAACACCCCAATTGTTAAGGCCACAAACAGAGAGCTATCCTACCTCCTCCTGTTCTCACTTATCTGCTGTTTTTCCAGCTCCCTCATCTTCATTGGTGAACCCCAGGACTGGACATGCCGTCTACGCCAGCCTGCATTCGGGATAAGTTTTGTTCTCTGCATCTCCTGCATCCTGGTCAAAACTAACCGAGTACTTCTAGTGTTCGAAGCAAAGATCCCCACCAGTCTCCATCGTAAGTGGTGGGGGCTAAACTTGCAGTTCCTGTTGGTGTTCCTGTTCACATTTGTGCAAGTGATGATATGTGTGGTCTGGCTTTACAATGCTCCTCCGGCGAGCTACAGGAACCATGACATTGATGAGATCATTTTCATTACATGCAATGAGGGCTCTATGATGGCGCTTGGCTTCCTAATTGGGTACACATGCCTGCTGGCAGCCATATGCTTCTTCTTTGCATTTAAATCACGAAAACTGCCAGAGAATTTTACCGAGGCTAAGTTCATCACCTTCAGCATGCTCATCTTCTTCATCGTCTGGATCTCTTTCATCCCTGCCTACTTCAGCACTTATGGAAAGTTTGTGTCGGCTGTGGAGGTCATTGCCATACTAGCCTCCAGCTTTGGACTGCTGGCCTGTATTTTCTTCAATAAAGTCTACATCATCCTCTTCAAACCGTCCAGGAACACTATAGAGGAGGTTCGCTGTAGCACTGCGGCCCATTCTTTCAAAGTGGCGGCCAAGGCTACTCTGAGACACAGCTCAGCCTCCAGGAAGAGGTCCAGCAGTGTGGGGGGATCCTGCGCCTCAACTCCCTCCTCATCCATCAGCCTCAAGACCAATGACAATGACTCCCCATCAGGTCAGCAGAGAATCCATAAGCCAAGAGTAAGCTTTGGAAGTGGAACAGTTACTCTGTCCTTGAGCTTTGAGGAGTCCAGAAAGAATTCTATGAAGTAG